The Photobacterium profundum SS9 genome includes a region encoding these proteins:
- a CDS encoding DinI-like family protein, whose product MNIELMVNKTGLPDKGFPKLENEFNRRILSRWPEAIIRVRKGNSNVLTVLRASSTDKKLVSQLLEEMFDEADEWLYEH is encoded by the coding sequence ATGAACATTGAATTGATGGTGAATAAAACGGGCCTCCCTGATAAAGGGTTTCCAAAGCTCGAAAACGAATTTAATCGTCGTATATTGTCACGTTGGCCGGAAGCGATTATTCGCGTTCGTAAAGGGAACAGCAATGTATTAACTGTACTCAGGGCATCGAGTACCGATAAAAAATTAGTCAGTCAATTACTTGAAGAAATGTTTGATGAAGCAGATGAATG